In the Synechococcus sp. Nb3U1 genome, one interval contains:
- a CDS encoding Npun_F0494 family protein, with protein MLNDSVYRRARRAWACSPFRLPLLRAMSAQGIPLGKISGLSGVQVGYTQRPLPEMRADQELMWLIQVGLLRREVDGQGITDSYRLAPLGRQLLQDLEKGETHGGIPASWADHLQNLLTRWQLFL; from the coding sequence ATGCTCAACGACTCGGTGTATCGACGGGCGCGGCGCGCTTGGGCTTGCAGTCCTTTTCGGCTGCCTCTGTTACGGGCGATGAGCGCACAAGGGATCCCTCTGGGAAAAATCTCGGGGCTGTCGGGTGTGCAGGTGGGGTATACGCAGCGTCCTCTGCCGGAGATGCGGGCGGATCAAGAGCTGATGTGGTTGATTCAGGTGGGGCTGTTGCGCCGAGAAGTAGATGGGCAGGGTATTACCGATAGCTATCGTCTGGCACCCCTGGGTCGGCAATTGTTGCAAGATTTAGAAAAGGGGGAAACGCATGGCGGGATCCCGGCAAGCTGGGCAGATCACTTGCAAAACCTTTTGACCCGTTGGCAGTTGTTTCTCTAA
- a CDS encoding phosphoglycerate kinase — MAKQTLGSLLSSGFDLTGKRVLVRADFNVPLDPERNITDDTRIRAALPTIQALTGAGARVILTSHLGRPIKKDKETGAIKITREGNSLTPVAGRLSELLGQPVAFAPDCVGPDAEAVVKGLENGQVALLENVRFYPEEEENNPEFAKKLASLADLFVNDAFGTAHRAHASTAGVTAHLQPSVAGYLVEKELQFLSGAIDNPQRPLAAIIGGSKVSSKIGVIEALLEKVDKLLLGGGMIFTFYQAQGLKTGKSLVETDKLDLAKALMQKAKEHGVELLLPVDVVVADKFDKDAEAQTVAIDGIPDEWMGLDIGPESVSAFQSALQGCKTVIWNGPMGVFEFDRFAVGTEAIARSLATLTQTGAITIIGGGDSVAAVEKVGLAEKMTHISTGGGASLELLEGKVLPGIAALTES, encoded by the coding sequence ATGGCCAAACAAACACTGGGATCCCTGCTGTCATCCGGCTTCGATTTGACAGGCAAACGAGTGCTAGTGCGGGCCGATTTTAATGTCCCTTTGGATCCCGAACGCAACATCACCGATGACACCCGCATTCGCGCTGCCCTACCCACCATCCAAGCCCTGACCGGAGCCGGAGCGAGAGTGATCCTCACCAGCCATTTGGGCCGCCCCATCAAGAAAGACAAAGAGACAGGAGCCATCAAAATTACCCGTGAGGGCAATAGCCTCACCCCCGTGGCCGGTCGCCTCTCCGAACTGCTGGGCCAACCTGTGGCGTTTGCCCCCGATTGCGTTGGCCCCGATGCCGAAGCGGTGGTGAAGGGCCTGGAAAACGGGCAAGTGGCCTTGCTAGAAAACGTCCGGTTTTATCCCGAAGAAGAAGAAAACAACCCCGAATTTGCCAAGAAATTGGCCTCTCTGGCAGACTTGTTCGTCAACGATGCCTTCGGTACAGCCCACCGTGCCCACGCCTCCACCGCAGGGGTAACCGCCCATCTGCAACCTTCTGTAGCGGGCTATTTGGTGGAAAAAGAATTGCAATTTCTCTCGGGGGCCATCGACAACCCCCAGCGGCCCCTGGCGGCGATCATCGGCGGCTCCAAAGTCTCGAGCAAAATTGGCGTCATCGAAGCCCTATTGGAAAAGGTGGATAAACTCCTCCTCGGCGGTGGCATGATCTTCACCTTTTACCAAGCCCAAGGGCTCAAAACCGGGAAATCTTTGGTAGAAACCGACAAGTTGGATTTGGCCAAAGCCCTGATGCAGAAAGCCAAAGAGCACGGCGTAGAGCTGTTGCTGCCGGTGGACGTGGTGGTGGCCGACAAGTTCGACAAAGATGCTGAGGCCCAAACCGTTGCCATTGATGGCATCCCCGATGAGTGGATGGGGTTGGACATTGGCCCAGAATCGGTGAGTGCCTTTCAATCTGCCCTGCAGGGATGCAAAACTGTGATCTGGAACGGGCCAATGGGTGTGTTTGAATTTGACCGCTTTGCCGTGGGTACAGAAGCGATTGCCCGCAGCTTGGCTACCCTCACCCAAACCGGGGCGATCACCATTATCGGCGGCGGGGATTCTGTAGCTGCTGTCGAGAAAGTTGGCCTTGCAGAAAAAATGACCCACATCTCGACTGGCGGTGGGGCCAGCCTGGAACTGCTAGAGGGCAAGGTACTACCCGGGATTGCTGCCCTAACGGAATCCTAA
- the ycf46 gene encoding stress-responsive protein Ycf46, whose protein sequence is MQELDILIQAQYPLLYLLTPEEERAEAALAAIARTLKPQRRLFIWTVTHGIVEYGNPRSLTQHNTQSPQPAIQWVMEQKDPAICVFKDLHDFLDNTEVKRWIRDAISSLKGSHKTILLMSPVQVVPVELEKDISVVDFPLPDMPALERTLNRQLEQTPRSGSLTPDTREKLVKAALGLTQDEAEKVYRKAVVMHGRLSEAEVEIVLSEKKQLIRRNGILEFIEEDETIDAVGGLEELKRWLSQRSGAFTERARAYGLPQPKGMLILGVPGCGKSLIAKTTSRLWGLPLLRLDMGRVYDGSTVGKSEANLRSALRTAESLAPAILFIDELDKAFAGSAGSSDSDGGTSSRIFGSFLTWMQEKRSPVFVMATANRVDRLPGEFLRKGRFDEIFFVDLPNTTERMEILEIHLKKRRRDISRFDLRQLAMACEGFSGAEIEQVLIAAMYESFAQNREFTQLDILAATKATQPLSRTMMEQVVALREWAQQRARPAAASVAEYQRLEF, encoded by the coding sequence ATGCAAGAGCTAGACATCCTTATTCAAGCTCAATACCCACTGCTTTACCTGCTCACCCCCGAGGAGGAACGGGCGGAAGCGGCTCTGGCGGCGATTGCTCGCACCCTCAAACCTCAGCGGCGCTTGTTCATCTGGACGGTCACCCACGGCATTGTCGAATACGGTAACCCCCGCAGCCTCACCCAGCACAATACCCAGTCCCCCCAGCCTGCCATTCAGTGGGTGATGGAGCAAAAGGATCCCGCCATCTGTGTCTTTAAGGATCTGCACGACTTCCTGGATAACACCGAGGTGAAGCGCTGGATCCGAGATGCCATTTCTAGCCTTAAGGGATCCCACAAAACCATTCTTCTCATGTCGCCGGTGCAAGTGGTGCCGGTGGAGCTGGAGAAAGATATCTCTGTGGTGGACTTCCCTCTGCCGGATATGCCCGCCCTAGAGCGCACCCTGAATCGGCAGCTGGAACAAACACCTCGCTCGGGATCCCTGACCCCTGACACCCGCGAAAAGCTGGTCAAAGCCGCCCTCGGCCTCACCCAAGACGAAGCCGAAAAAGTGTATCGCAAGGCCGTAGTAATGCACGGTCGCCTCAGCGAAGCAGAAGTCGAGATCGTCCTCTCCGAGAAAAAACAGCTGATCCGGCGCAATGGTATTCTCGAATTTATCGAAGAGGACGAAACCATTGATGCTGTCGGCGGCCTAGAAGAGCTGAAGCGCTGGCTCTCCCAACGGTCTGGAGCCTTTACCGAGCGGGCTCGGGCCTACGGACTGCCCCAGCCGAAAGGGATGTTGATTTTGGGCGTACCCGGCTGTGGTAAGTCCCTGATTGCCAAGACCACCTCCCGCCTTTGGGGCTTGCCTCTACTGCGGTTGGATATGGGCCGTGTCTACGATGGCTCCACGGTGGGCAAATCGGAAGCCAACCTGCGCAGCGCCCTGCGAACTGCTGAATCGTTAGCCCCAGCTATTCTATTCATCGATGAACTGGACAAAGCCTTTGCCGGATCCGCAGGCTCGAGCGATTCCGATGGGGGCACCTCCAGCCGCATTTTCGGCTCTTTCTTGACCTGGATGCAGGAAAAACGCTCCCCGGTGTTTGTGATGGCCACCGCCAACCGTGTGGATCGTCTGCCGGGCGAATTCCTGCGTAAGGGCCGCTTTGATGAAATCTTCTTCGTGGATCTACCCAACACCACTGAGCGGATGGAGATCCTAGAGATTCATCTGAAGAAGCGGCGACGCGACATTAGCCGCTTTGATCTGCGCCAACTGGCAATGGCCTGTGAGGGCTTCTCTGGCGCCGAGATCGAACAAGTTTTGATTGCTGCCATGTACGAATCATTTGCCCAGAACCGCGAGTTTACGCAGCTGGACATTTTGGCAGCAACGAAAGCAACTCAGCCGCTATCCCGCACCATGATGGAGCAGGTGGTAGCGTTGAGGGAATGGGCCCAGCAGCGGGCTCGGCCAGCAGCAGCCTCTGTGGCCGAGTACCAGCGACTGGAGTTCTAG
- a CDS encoding ABC transporter ATP-binding protein codes for MCPVTAATPPDAALGSAPQPQQESDWRLLRILWPYARRHLKLLLTALAFLPPLALADAVQPLILQRALDGPIAQAVERGDGILSGLWPYVALLILTVLVRWGFQSLEGYSSQKLGQLMTRDIRNDLFAHILALPAQFFDRTPVGKLITRITSDVEALGDVFSTGAVGIVSDLFTLGVIAVVMLSQRWDLGLLLILIVIPVGAVVVWLQRRFRDANFRVREELSKLNSWIQENILGITVVQLFRRERLNGQIFQTINQRYIHEVNQTILYDSALSAILEWVSWLAVAALLWVGGQQVISAGTGAVREGLGGFLPVPSEPLTFGSLYAFILFSQRFFNPLRQLSEKFTALQSGFTAVERIDNILSLPIAIRDPAQPRHLPTSAGGEVRFENVSFGYTADEWVLKNLNFTIRPGEKVALVGPTGAGKSSIIRLLCRLYDVSQGSIRIDGVDIREITQAELHRRLGVILQDGFLFSGDIQQNITLGEGGELADIERAARQLNLHEFIRDLPQGYATPVRERGSNLSSGQKQLISFVRAMWRDPKILVLDEATASLDVGTEALIQSALETLLQDRTAIIIAHRLSTIRDVDRILVLQRGELKEQGSHAELMALNGIYANLYRLQDLGG; via the coding sequence ATGTGCCCTGTGACTGCTGCGACTCCTCCAGATGCTGCCTTGGGTTCAGCTCCCCAACCCCAACAGGAGAGTGATTGGCGACTGCTACGGATTCTCTGGCCCTATGCCCGGCGGCACCTGAAGCTGTTGCTGACCGCTTTGGCCTTTCTACCTCCTCTGGCTTTGGCGGATGCGGTGCAGCCCTTGATCTTGCAGCGTGCCTTGGATGGCCCGATTGCCCAAGCAGTGGAACGAGGGGACGGGATCCTCTCCGGCCTTTGGCCTTATGTGGCATTGTTGATTCTGACAGTATTGGTGCGCTGGGGGTTTCAATCTTTGGAGGGCTATAGCAGCCAGAAGTTGGGCCAGTTGATGACACGGGATATTCGCAATGATCTGTTCGCCCATATCCTCGCTTTGCCGGCCCAGTTTTTTGATCGCACCCCAGTGGGCAAGTTGATCACCCGCATCACCAGCGATGTGGAGGCCTTGGGAGATGTCTTTTCCACCGGGGCGGTGGGGATTGTCAGCGACCTTTTTACCCTAGGGGTGATCGCGGTGGTGATGCTCAGTCAGCGTTGGGATTTGGGCCTGCTGCTGATTCTGATCGTCATTCCTGTCGGTGCCGTTGTGGTTTGGCTGCAGCGCCGCTTCCGAGATGCCAACTTTCGGGTACGGGAGGAACTCTCCAAGCTCAACTCCTGGATTCAGGAGAATATTCTGGGCATCACAGTTGTGCAACTGTTTCGGCGCGAACGGCTGAACGGTCAAATTTTTCAGACCATCAACCAGCGCTACATTCACGAAGTCAATCAAACTATTCTGTACGATTCCGCCCTGTCCGCCATTTTGGAGTGGGTATCCTGGCTGGCGGTGGCAGCCCTGCTCTGGGTGGGGGGACAGCAGGTGATCTCTGCCGGTACAGGGGCAGTCCGAGAAGGATTAGGGGGATTTCTGCCGGTACCGAGTGAACCGCTGACCTTTGGCAGTTTGTATGCCTTTATTCTCTTTTCTCAGCGGTTTTTCAACCCTCTGCGTCAGTTGTCGGAAAAATTCACTGCCCTACAGTCGGGGTTTACCGCCGTCGAACGGATCGATAACATTCTCAGCCTGCCAATTGCCATTCGGGATCCCGCTCAGCCCCGCCATCTGCCCACTTCTGCAGGGGGGGAGGTGCGATTCGAGAATGTATCTTTTGGATACACCGCCGATGAGTGGGTGCTCAAAAACCTCAACTTTACGATTCGCCCTGGGGAAAAAGTAGCCCTGGTGGGGCCGACCGGAGCCGGGAAAAGCTCAATTATCCGCCTGCTGTGTCGTCTTTACGATGTTAGTCAGGGATCCATTCGCATCGACGGTGTCGATATCCGGGAGATTACCCAGGCAGAACTGCACCGACGGCTTGGGGTGATCCTGCAGGATGGGTTTCTTTTCTCCGGGGATATCCAACAAAACATCACCCTCGGGGAAGGGGGAGAGCTGGCCGACATAGAACGGGCAGCCCGCCAGCTCAACCTGCACGAGTTCATCCGCGATTTACCGCAGGGCTATGCCACCCCAGTGCGCGAGCGGGGCAGTAACTTGTCTAGCGGCCAAAAACAGTTGATCAGCTTTGTGCGGGCTATGTGGCGGGATCCCAAAATTTTGGTCTTGGATGAAGCCACCGCCAGTTTGGACGTGGGCACAGAAGCCCTGATCCAGTCGGCTCTAGAAACCCTGCTCCAGGATCGCACTGCCATCATTATCGCCCACCGCCTCTCCACCATCCGCGATGTGGATCGGATTTTGGTTCTGCAACGAGGGGAACTCAAAGAACAGGGATCCCACGCTGAGCTAATGGCCCTCAACGGCATCTATGCCAACCTCTATCGCCTGCAAGACCTAGGCGGGTAG
- a CDS encoding DUF1257 domain-containing protein, which produces MSHFSTLRTKITDAQILQSSLRDLGYSVKLGADVRGYNGQRVRADIVAQLEGDYDLGWSKNPDGSFDLIADLWGVAKKHNQTELINSINQKYAVNKTLAEVKRPGLNNANVKVVMH; this is translated from the coding sequence ATGTCTCATTTTAGCACCTTGCGCACCAAGATCACGGATGCCCAAATCCTGCAAAGCTCCCTGCGCGATCTCGGCTACAGCGTCAAGCTCGGCGCCGATGTGCGTGGCTACAACGGCCAGCGCGTTCGTGCCGACATCGTGGCTCAATTGGAAGGCGACTACGATCTGGGCTGGTCCAAGAACCCCGACGGTTCCTTTGACCTGATCGCCGATCTCTGGGGTGTGGCCAAGAAGCACAACCAAACCGAGTTAATCAACTCCATCAACCAGAAGTACGCCGTCAACAAAACCTTGGCGGAAGTGAAGCGTCCTGGTCTGAACAATGCCAACGTCAAAGTGGTGATGCACTAA
- the dnaG gene encoding DNA primase gives MSGLPPDTIHLVRQKADLVEVVAEKVVLRKQGKNFVGLCPFHNDRKPSFQVSPSKQIYKCFSCGAGGDVLRFVSQMEHLSFAESVRKLAQRYHVPLPEGSLQERQAYERKLSHQEKLLEILALAADFYQHALRSHVGSAARQYLYSRHLSEETLQKFQLGFAPPGWQSLHEYLANQKRQPVKLLEEAGLLVARQQGSGYYDRFRHRIMLPIFDVQGRVIGFAGRALGDEQPKYLNSPETELFSKSQVVYGLNFARDAIIKADQVLIVEGYFDVMALHQAGIPQAVAAMGTALTPQQVKTLLRYTESKRLIFNFDADRAGLNAATRAIESIEDQARRGEVELRILTIPEGKDADEFLRDHPVGEFQALLNQAPLWLDWQIEQVLSGRDLSRASDFQQAHQAFVQLLAGLGGQWRSLYLHKVAELLSRGNGRLSRDLEEELRRGVRQYRWAKPEQLSPAKGSKLLQSESHLLQIFLHFCEYRCEIREALLERELQFSFRPHRDLWQRILELVYGQPQLETQEEPLLTALRTICAHDEQLNERLSHLLWLDENTRVALMRPRIVVRAAIANMELEIRQKRYRYWTQLWDQAFSEGNTALAAQYQASIQQEYQAIQSLQRDVQLSMEDLLETPLAEDLI, from the coding sequence ATGAGCGGTCTGCCCCCCGACACGATCCATCTGGTGCGTCAAAAGGCCGATCTCGTCGAGGTGGTGGCCGAGAAGGTGGTGCTGCGCAAGCAGGGCAAGAATTTCGTCGGGCTTTGTCCCTTCCACAACGACCGTAAGCCCAGTTTTCAGGTTAGCCCCAGCAAACAGATCTATAAGTGTTTCTCCTGCGGTGCCGGGGGGGATGTGCTGCGCTTTGTCAGCCAGATGGAGCATCTCTCCTTTGCTGAGTCGGTGCGTAAGCTAGCTCAGCGTTATCATGTGCCCCTTCCTGAAGGATCCCTGCAGGAGCGGCAAGCCTATGAACGCAAGCTCTCTCACCAAGAAAAGCTGCTGGAGATCCTGGCCTTAGCCGCCGACTTTTATCAGCACGCCCTCAGATCTCATGTTGGCTCTGCTGCCCGCCAATACCTGTATAGTCGCCACTTGAGCGAAGAAACCCTGCAGAAATTTCAGCTTGGCTTTGCTCCGCCCGGCTGGCAATCTCTGCATGAATACTTAGCTAACCAAAAGCGCCAACCCGTCAAGTTGCTCGAAGAAGCCGGCTTGTTGGTAGCCCGTCAACAGGGATCCGGTTATTACGACCGCTTTCGGCACCGGATCATGCTGCCCATTTTTGATGTGCAGGGGCGGGTCATCGGCTTTGCTGGCCGTGCCCTTGGCGATGAGCAACCCAAGTATCTCAACTCCCCCGAGACGGAGCTGTTTAGCAAAAGCCAGGTGGTGTATGGCCTTAATTTCGCTCGTGATGCCATTATCAAGGCAGACCAAGTATTGATTGTCGAGGGCTATTTTGATGTGATGGCCCTGCATCAGGCCGGGATCCCACAGGCGGTGGCGGCTATGGGTACGGCCCTGACGCCACAACAGGTGAAAACCCTCCTGCGCTATACCGAGTCGAAGCGACTCATTTTTAATTTTGATGCGGATCGAGCGGGATTGAACGCAGCAACTCGGGCAATCGAGTCGATTGAAGACCAGGCGCGGCGCGGCGAAGTGGAACTGCGGATTCTCACCATTCCCGAGGGCAAAGATGCCGACGAATTTCTGCGGGATCATCCGGTTGGTGAGTTTCAAGCTCTGCTAAATCAAGCTCCCCTTTGGCTGGATTGGCAAATTGAACAGGTGCTATCGGGTCGAGATCTGAGCCGAGCCAGCGACTTTCAGCAGGCCCATCAAGCCTTTGTCCAATTGCTCGCTGGGTTGGGGGGGCAGTGGCGCTCCTTGTATTTGCATAAAGTGGCGGAATTGCTCAGCCGGGGCAATGGTCGCCTCAGTCGAGATTTGGAAGAAGAACTGCGCCGGGGGGTACGGCAATATCGTTGGGCCAAACCGGAGCAACTTTCTCCGGCTAAAGGATCCAAGTTATTGCAATCGGAATCCCACTTACTCCAAATTTTTCTCCATTTTTGCGAGTACCGCTGCGAAATTCGTGAGGCTTTGTTGGAGCGGGAATTGCAGTTTAGCTTTCGTCCCCATCGGGATCTGTGGCAGCGGATTTTGGAGCTGGTGTATGGTCAGCCGCAGCTAGAAACCCAGGAAGAACCTTTGCTCACGGCCCTGCGCACCATCTGTGCCCATGATGAACAGCTCAACGAGCGCCTCAGCCACCTGCTCTGGTTGGATGAGAATACCCGCGTGGCTCTGATGCGTCCCCGGATCGTGGTGCGGGCGGCCATCGCCAATATGGAGCTGGAAATTCGCCAGAAACGCTACCGCTACTGGACACAACTGTGGGATCAGGCCTTTTCCGAAGGCAACACGGCTCTAGCCGCCCAGTATCAAGCTAGCATTCAGCAGGAATACCAGGCGATTCAGTCTTTGCAACGGGATGTGCAACTGAGCATGGAAGATCTGTTGGAAACCCCGCTGGCTGAAGATTTGATTTGA
- a CDS encoding YcnI family copper-binding membrane protein, with protein MLKLHNSLPFGAWGAKVTLTLGSALLALSPASAHVTVNPKEAPAGSYAKLTLRVPHGCEGSPTIRLRVQIPEGATSVKPMVHPLWEIETVKKPLATPYESHGRMITETVAEVIWSGGVLPDEFMDEFSISLKLPDRPGETIPIPVVQECEKGISRWIQVAQPGEDPHDLPEPAPLLKLTSGSESHGHSHGHGHPTP; from the coding sequence ATGTTGAAGTTGCACAACAGTTTGCCTTTTGGTGCTTGGGGGGCGAAGGTCACCTTAACGTTGGGTTCGGCTCTGCTGGCCCTTTCGCCTGCTTCTGCCCACGTCACGGTCAACCCCAAGGAAGCGCCCGCAGGCAGCTATGCCAAATTAACCTTGCGCGTTCCGCATGGTTGTGAGGGATCCCCAACCATCCGCCTGCGGGTGCAGATCCCGGAGGGCGCAACTTCTGTGAAGCCGATGGTGCATCCTCTCTGGGAAATTGAGACGGTGAAAAAACCCCTCGCAACCCCCTATGAGTCTCATGGGCGGATGATTACCGAAACCGTCGCCGAAGTGATTTGGTCAGGGGGAGTACTGCCAGACGAGTTTATGGACGAGTTCAGCATTAGCCTGAAATTGCCGGATCGACCCGGTGAGACGATCCCAATCCCAGTGGTGCAAGAGTGTGAAAAGGGTATCTCTCGCTGGATCCAGGTGGCTCAACCCGGTGAGGATCCCCATGATTTGCCCGAGCCCGCTCCTTTGCTGAAGTTAACAAGCGGATCCGAGTCCCATGGGCACAGTCATGGCCACGGCCACCCCACTCCCTAA
- a CDS encoding c-type cytochrome, with the protein MFNEWIFKALGMALLVGLLGLGIAHPATAEPDLSLGAKVFQGKCIGCHLGGRNSLVAAKTLTLAALQEYHVDTPELIQNQVAQGKGAMPAFGKQLKPEEIESVAAYVLQQAERNWGKA; encoded by the coding sequence ATGTTCAACGAATGGATTTTCAAAGCCTTGGGAATGGCCCTCCTGGTCGGCCTACTTGGATTGGGGATTGCCCATCCAGCCACAGCCGAGCCTGATTTGAGTCTGGGGGCAAAAGTTTTCCAGGGTAAATGCATCGGTTGCCATCTGGGGGGACGAAACTCGTTGGTGGCGGCAAAAACCCTAACCTTGGCCGCCTTACAGGAATACCACGTGGATACCCCGGAGTTGATTCAAAACCAGGTGGCTCAGGGGAAAGGAGCCATGCCCGCCTTTGGCAAGCAACTGAAACCAGAAGAGATCGAGTCGGTGGCGGCCTATGTGTTGCAACAAGCTGAGCGCAACTGGGGTAAAGCCTGA
- a CDS encoding DUF1350 family protein: MSPTWQTDGQTWFLLPSQPRAVVHFLGGAFVGVAPQLFYNRLLEELARMGMAIIATPYSTDIDHAQLALTAVQSLRSSLHRKALEHLPVFGLSHSLGCKLQILSCLTDPSVGAQRQGNILLAYSNAGLDQALPLLRLLFQTWPQQQMTDLWRMWMGSSSPPMNLWVEFEPSPTETNRLIEEQYPVRNNLLLEFRQDDIDDIPLLYQQLCRRFPGHTEWQHLEGDHLTPLGFSYPFRPGAEFSPIDALGQLVYQTLLTPNQRMIRHIQAWLMAELAKLKKPSLIDPTEVRN; this comes from the coding sequence ATGTCACCCACTTGGCAAACCGACGGACAAACCTGGTTTCTCCTGCCTTCTCAACCTCGTGCTGTCGTTCATTTTTTAGGTGGAGCCTTTGTGGGGGTGGCACCACAGCTGTTTTACAACCGCCTTTTGGAGGAACTGGCCCGCATGGGTATGGCGATCATTGCCACTCCCTACAGTACGGATATTGACCATGCCCAACTGGCCCTCACGGCTGTTCAATCGTTGCGAAGCAGCCTCCACCGTAAGGCACTCGAGCATCTGCCCGTGTTTGGCCTGAGCCATAGCCTAGGATGTAAGTTGCAAATTCTTTCTTGCTTGACGGATCCCTCTGTGGGAGCACAGCGGCAGGGCAATATCCTTCTGGCCTACAGCAATGCCGGACTCGATCAAGCCCTACCCTTACTGCGGCTACTGTTTCAAACCTGGCCCCAACAACAGATGACGGACTTGTGGCGGATGTGGATGGGATCCTCCTCGCCGCCGATGAATTTGTGGGTGGAGTTTGAGCCTTCCCCGACGGAAACCAACCGTCTGATTGAGGAGCAGTATCCTGTCAGAAACAACCTGCTGCTGGAGTTCCGGCAGGATGATATTGACGATATTCCGCTGCTCTATCAACAGTTATGCCGCAGGTTTCCTGGTCATACGGAATGGCAACATCTAGAGGGGGATCATCTCACCCCACTGGGCTTCAGCTATCCCTTCCGACCCGGAGCTGAGTTTAGCCCTATCGATGCTTTGGGACAGTTAGTTTATCAAACCCTACTGACACCTAACCAGAGGATGATCCGCCATATTCAGGCTTGGCTTATGGCAGAGCTAGCCAAGCTCAAAAAGCCCAGCCTAATCGATCCAACTGAGGTCAGAAATTAA
- a CDS encoding Gfo/Idh/MocA family protein — protein MGIIGTGYAARSRAEAVRKDGQAQIVAIVGRNPDRTSPFATEFGATACPDWSTLLHDHQPDLVFVSTVNRDHAAIARAALGLGIHTVVEYPLALNVAEARSLVKLAAERKLLLHVEHIELISGVHLLLKRELEGLGKLFAVRYITLTATHPAPDRWTYRPELFGFPLMGAVSRIHRLVDLLGNVEQVSCQLRYDGPDLPHRYNSCYCTAQLSFADGLVAVLAYGKGDSLWCSQRLLELHGQRGGLLINGEEAMLLRPGSAHPLETGSRHGLFEQDTHMVLEHLRYGSPLYVNTEKMLHALAVAEAAERSAQTQQVIRIHE, from the coding sequence GTGGGGATCATAGGCACGGGCTACGCGGCTCGCTCACGAGCTGAAGCGGTGCGAAAAGATGGGCAAGCGCAAATTGTGGCCATCGTCGGTCGCAATCCCGATCGAACAAGCCCCTTTGCCACAGAATTTGGGGCAACTGCCTGTCCAGATTGGTCAACCCTGCTGCACGATCATCAGCCAGACTTGGTGTTTGTCAGCACTGTCAACCGGGATCATGCTGCCATTGCCCGCGCTGCCCTGGGGTTAGGGATCCACACCGTTGTGGAGTATCCCCTTGCTCTTAATGTTGCCGAAGCCCGTTCCCTGGTGAAATTGGCAGCGGAGCGAAAGTTACTGTTGCACGTCGAGCATATCGAGCTGATCAGCGGCGTGCACCTGTTGCTGAAACGGGAACTGGAAGGATTGGGCAAGCTATTTGCTGTCCGCTACATTACCCTCACCGCCACCCACCCCGCCCCCGATCGCTGGACCTACCGGCCCGAGTTGTTTGGCTTTCCCCTCATGGGGGCTGTTTCCCGCATTCACCGCCTGGTGGATTTGCTGGGCAATGTAGAACAGGTGAGCTGTCAATTGCGCTACGATGGCCCGGATTTGCCCCACCGCTACAACAGTTGCTACTGCACCGCTCAACTCAGTTTTGCCGATGGCTTGGTGGCGGTGCTGGCCTATGGCAAAGGGGACTCTCTGTGGTGTTCGCAGCGGCTGCTGGAACTGCACGGCCAACGAGGGGGCTTACTGATCAATGGGGAAGAGGCGATGTTGTTACGCCCCGGCAGTGCCCATCCGCTAGAGACGGGATCCCGGCATGGGCTGTTTGAGCAGGATACCCATATGGTGCTCGAACATCTGCGCTACGGTAGCCCCCTCTATGTGAATACTGAGAAGATGCTGCACGCTCTGGCGGTTGCCGAGGCCGCTGAGCGGTCTGCCCAAACCCAACAGGTGATTCGTATCCACGAGTGA